The sequence acacacacacacacacacacacacacacacacacacacacacacacacacacacacacacacacacacacacacacacacacacacacacacacacacacacacacacacacacacacacacacacacacacacacacacacacacacattaacacattattCTATCCAATCCCAAAATGTGAGTAACAAGTAATAATAGAAACTCCCTTTAACTTTCTAACCTTAACCAAAAATCCCTTCTCCACCGACCCCATCCAGGCCTCTGGGTAACCCCACCTATTGTCGCATGTGTCTGGGTAAACACCACATGAACACATCCCGGGACCTCCCTTCCCATGAGGCCTGCTACAAGGTGAACAGCATTTGAATGTTTATTTATTGAGATATAAAAGCTTGTAATATCTAAGTATAAACTGTAATATgatgtctctctttctgtattgTTTTTTATCTCCTTCATTTTTATTGATTTACTGTAAAGTAGGTGGCGATTTTTGTTTTCTTCTAAATAaagtttcatttgatttgatttctttgACTCCAGGTGGACGGCATCATCAGGCACAAGGGCTTCGTGTACGAGCAGGACAAGACGGACATCACTAACGACATCGCCCTGGTGCATTTCAGCTCTGAAGTCAACATGACCAGGGAGATTAGTCCCGTGTGTCTGCCGGCGCTCGGCGCCCTGATGCCTGCTGGGAAACCCTGCTACGTCACGGGGTGGGGCGACGAGAAAGGTATGTTTTTTATGGTTTTTAGGAATAGTAGTTCATCAATAGGTACACTCGTAGgtgcacatacagacacacacccttGCAATTCAGATACATGACACACCACTTCAAATACACATTTGAAAATCCACCATTTAAATACACGGCACATATTGCATAGCAATACCTACCTCTGCTGAGACTAAACATTTAACTATTTTATGATGCTATAACATCAGCAGCCCCAAATAACCTCTCCTCAAACTGACATTGATAGCTCCACCCATCTCACCCAGCTCAGggcatttaaatcaaatcaaatcaaaagcaaaagtttatttgtcacgtgcgctgaatataacaggtgaaatgcttacttacaggctctaaccaatagtgcaaaaaatgtattaggtgaacaataggtaagtaaagaaataaaacaacagtaaaaagacaggctgtttacagtagcgaggctataaagtagcgaggctaaaTACAGACACCggctagtcaggctgattgaggtagtatgtacatgtagatatggttaaagtgactatgcatatatgatgaacagagagtagcagtagcgtaaaagaggggttggtgggtggtgggtgggacacaatgcagatagcccggttagccaatgtgcgggagcactggttggtcggcccaattgaagtagtatgtacatgaatgtatagttaaagtgactatgcatatatgataaacagagaatagcagcagcgtaagaagaggggttggggggaggcacacaatgcaaatagtctgggtagccatttgattacctgttcaggagtcttatggcttggggataaaaactgttgagaagcctttttgtccttggcactccggtaccgcttgccatgcggtagagagaacagtctatgactggggtggctggggtctttgacattttttagggccttcctctgacaccgcctggtgtagaggtcctgggtgggaGGCAGCttagcctgtcaggaagtccaggatccagttgcagagggaggtgtttaggcccaggatccttagcttagtgataaactttgagggtactatggtgttgaacgctgagctttaGTCAATTAATAGATTTCCTCGCCTAGGAGGGATTATAAGCAGGCTACAATATTAATGCAAAGCCTGGTGTTGGCTGACTGGGTGTGTCATGTTCTTTTCAGGGCTGATACAGTTTTCATGAGGCCAGGTGGCACTCCACAGCATTGACACCACGTATAGAGTCTGAATCAACTCAGCACACTATTGACACCACGTATAGAGTCTGAATCAACTCAGCACACTATTGACGTATAGAGTCTGAATCAACTCACCACATTGTATAGAGTCTGAATCAACTCAGCACACTATTGACACCACGTATAGAGTCTGAATCAACTCAGCACAGCATTGACACCACATATAGAGTCTGAATCAACTCAGCACACTATTGACACCACGTATAGAGTCTGAATCAACTCAGCACTGCAGCAGATGAccccagagagagacaaagaaagcaCTCAACCCCTCACACAGTGACAAGGCAGCGACACACACAATGCTATATCTGACTGTAACATCTTCTGTTCTGTATCTATCTGAGCTCCCATTGACTCTCAGTGATGACTCTAGTATAGGACTATAACATAGCTAGTAGACATACTGGATATCCATACATCAGTCATGTATAGAGATACAAGGAGGAGTGATATGTTAAGGCTATTCACAACGGGTTCAATGAGGATAGTGAGGCTTGCAAACTAAGAAGCTAGCTAGCATGGCGACCGTGTGATCATGTCCATGTTGAATTAGACAGCAGTTGTAATGGTCATTATAGACATTTGCATGGGGAACATTACATGGGCATGCCTGTCTAGCCACTCCCCTTACTTGCCggccctcccccttcctcccatctctctctctccaggtagcCTCTTCCCTGTTGTATCTAAGAAGTTGAACCAGGCAGCCCTGCCCATCGTCCCCTTTGCCACCTGCAGTAAGCCAGCCTACTGGTGGGACACCCTGAGACCCTCTATGATCTGTGCCGGATACGAGTCTCCAGACGAGCTCAAGTCAGCCTGCCAGGTAGACTACGGACCCCTACCCAGCTACAGTGCCTCGTTTTGGGCAAGGGGAGGAACCGAGAGAGCCTGGTGGTACAACCTATTATCCAGAGAGTGGCTCGTTTTGCGCTAGGAGAGGTTGGGAGAAGGCCTGGTTGTTCAACCCAACTAACCAGCTTTAGTGCTTAGTTTTGGGGTAGGTAACGGTAGGATATGGGGGTTGGCTGGTTGTATCACCTTGGCTTCTACCGAGACCAAGTGGCTTGTTATTATATTACACAATGATAATACAGTCCGGGGGTTTCTCCTGATTGGAATGCATTATGTAACACAGCACATAGCATTTGTTTGTGATCAGTCAGCCTTGATAATGGTTTAATTGGTTTGTTGTTGTGTTGGGACAGAGGACAAAGAGCATAGGAACTACATAGTTGTCTGTCATAATGAGGTCCATATGAATGACAGCAGTGTGAGTCTTTGACCTCCACGTGCTGCTATGTATTTTACCCAGCAGCTCTTGTGCTACTCTGTGTTgttctttccctctgtagtgtgtTTTGCTACCGTATAGCCTTAGTAGCCTGAGTACGTTGAGTACGTGTGCTTCCTATCTTATGATGTGAATTAATGTGAATGCGAATCTGAAAATGATTCATTAGCGATTATGTTCCTTGCGAGACTGTCGATAAAAGTAATCCAACTCTTTTGGGACAGTTGCTGGTTCAATCCTGTTAATATTTTAGTTGTCATCTATAATTACATTAAAATGTTCActctcctttctcctcatccctcgctcctctcctcatcctctctcctctcctcctctgcaggGTGACTCAGGTGGACCCTTCGCCTGCCAACCCTCAGCCTCAGACCCTTGGGAGGTCCACGGCATCGTCAGCTTTGGCGCCTTCGGCTGTATCAAGGACAAGAAACCCTCTGTGTTCACCAGAGTGTCCTCCTTCAACGACTGGATCGGTGATAACATGAAGAGGTTCATCTATGAGAAGTCGCTAAACTAAAGCGAAAATCACTGATCTCAGAACTGTTGGGGGATGTTGATTTAGTTGCtacctaaccacagatctaggatcagattataATGACTCATCTCAAAACTGTTTTGTCAGGTTGGATAGTGTGGGTTGGAGTTGGaacctaaccacagatctaggatcagattagtTTAACCTGACGCATAACATGATCTATTAGGTAGGTGGGAAATGATCCAATCCTGTCTACACTCATTAAGGTTTAacactacagtatttatacactGCAGGCCCCAtatatttcagtcatttagcagatgctcttacccAGTGTGACTtataggagcaattagggttaagtgccttgctcatgggCACATCGGCTGATACAGtatttcacctagtcggctcggggtTTCAaacctggcccaacgctctttgccgccaggctacctgccactccagTAGGGAGGTCTAATACACTACTGCACCACAGTACTTTATGGACATGAGGATTATACTGTGTACACCAGTACAGGTGATTGAGGGAATACTTTTCGCATAATGTCTATCAAACTCCTATTCTCACCACGTAGACATATTGTAAGTAATGTGATCATGATTCATATTGCAATTGCTTCCATTCTGGATCTTTGAATCAAATCCTTATTTTGCATATTTTCCCACTTCTTGAACAGTCATGTGATTCGACATATTACCTCATAAGGATTATAAAATCCCCCTTTCCTCCCCAGCCTTAGTATACTGTCATCCATTCTCCCTTCTGACTCAGCCAAATCCTACAGGCAGACTCTTCAAAATATTCCTTTAGTCACATGACCCATCCGCTCAGCCAATGAGAGCGCGGAGCTCAGATTTCAGCCCAGGAGGAGACAGCCAGCCACTAATCTGTGTTTCAGAACAGGGGGTTGTAAAACAAGGAATCTCCTGTGTAGACTGGAGTCTTTACCCATTGTTCCACACTCTACCTTGGATTATTTTTGCTGTTGATTGGGGACTTTTGGATGGCACTAGTCTGGGTGAAAGGGTTTGCCAGCTTTGGGCAAGGTTTAGGCGGTGTGTATCCGGGACAGGAgtgaagacagggagaagaaggagggaggatagTCATTTTTCTTCATCCTTCTTTTCTGCAGACTGCAGGCATTTCCCTAAGAGAATGGGGGCAGGAGCGCTCACCATCTGTGTAAGTAGCTACAAAGCCTTTTTCCTCAGCCGACCCGGCTGGCAGGCACAGGGGCTTCTATCTCAGTGGCAAGACGCTTTATGGATGTATAACGGGACACTCTTACAGTTCACTCAGACATAGGCAGCacactcttgtgtgtgtgtgtgtgtgtgtgtgtgtgtgtgtgtgtgtgtgtgtgtgtgtgtgtgtgtgtgtgtgtgtgtgtgtgtgtgtgtgtgtgtgtgtgtgtgtgtgtgtgtgtgtgtgtgtgtgtgtgtgtgtgtgtgtgtgtgtgtgtgtgtgtgacagcgagAGTTGGCTTTTACATCGGTCTGGGCACAGAGAGAGTCTTTTTAAAATGTCTTCTAGCTGTCACAGTTCTGCAGTCTGTTTCTTCCTGGCACTgaaacactgtcctctctctctacatctccctccACTTTCAAAATAACTTTATTTAGGTTACTGAACACAAACACGCATCAGAGTAACAGGGACAAGACGTGTTTACTGAAAGTGAAGAATGTTCTCCAGCACTGTGTGTTCAGTAGACCAAGCTTTTCTCTCCCTGGTAACTCTTACTCGACATCACGTAATTCTGAGTCAGACTTCCCTAATGGGCTACAACACATAAACCCAGTAGAGAATGGCATCATGGCAGCATGACTAGAAGAGTGCTACCTTTATGCTAACTAACTCTATCTGAGTCCATGTTCCTTAGCAATGATCCAGTGACTCAGTTTTAAAAGGGAGTCTGTAATGAAAGCCGTTATGACGAACTCTTTAAAAAATATCCATCTCGCAAAAGGAACATTTGAGGAATATTATGAGTAAACCCTAGTCCATTCCCTCTATATTCTCAGGATTACTTGCCTTATAAGGACAACAACTACCCCATAGTATGAAGTCTGTGATACGAGCTAGACACTACTACAGACTTCTAGTTGAGCAGCAGTTGTTACTGCTAGGACTGTTTTTCTTGTGGTGCTGCCATACCAGTTGCTCCTACGGTCACCCACAttgggagagacaaagagggggagGGAACAAGAGGAAGCATGCTAGGGCATGCTATCCCCCTCTGTGAGTCAGTTAAGGAGGCGGCCAAACTTTTGTGTGGTCTAAAATCACCATACAATTGATTTATTCGCAAAAAGCTGTGTAAATGAGAATAGGCTCTCGCATCCCATCTAGACACTTATAATGGTGGACTTCAAAAGAAGTATGCTTTCTCAAGTGTTCACAAGTAGTTGAAGAGTGTATGGACTACTCTCTTCAACACTCAACAGTTGCTACAAATGTAGgaccttaatttgagccagtttgctgcaGCTGGAAAATAATTATCCAGcatcaggaaatgtgaattattatgtggattataatacaTGGAAATTCCAGGGGTTGATGCCTTTTTTGTAAGGGAAGGTCAAGTCTGAAATTTCGGGGTgcaaattacaaacttcagaaaccTTTTAAAACATCAAATGCACGACACGTTTTAAATTTCCTGCAGGTGATCAAATTATCATCCTTCATCTGTACTGTCACGGCCCTCCAGGTGTTTATAGGAAGCCATTATTTTACAGCGTCAAGAGGTTGTAGCAGTAATTCGATAAtgtccctctggtcctctgggggaggagagagggatgatgacaGGAGAGGGGATAAGGGGTTAAAAGGCTAATCACAATATAATGGTCGAGTCAACAATAGAGTAGCAAGCTGGAGGCCATTAGGTATTAGCATGCATTTCCTTTCATGTGTATGTACTATGTAGTTGAAAGATTATAGTAGTTAACAAGAATCATTAAAAGCATTACACTGATAAGTAAGTAAagttggtgtgtgtgagagagagaaaggtgttaAATTCTACacccacctaaaaggaagcgattcccaaaccttccataacaaagccatcgcctacagagagatgaacctggagaagagtcccctaagcaagctggtcctggggctctgttcacaaacagaccccacagagccccaggacagcaacacaattagacccaaccatatcaggagaaaacaaaaagagaattacttgacacattggaaagaattaacaaaaaacagagcaaactagaatgctatttggccctaaacagagagtacacagtggcagaatacttgACCACTGAGACTgacacaaaattaaggaaagctttgactatgtacagactcagtgagcatagccttgctattgagaaagtcaccgtaggcagacctggctctcaagagaagacaggctatgtgcacactgcccacaaaacgtgttggaaactgagctgccaaatgtatgaccatattagagacacaaactcagcaaaaaaagaaatgtccctttttcaggaccctgtctttcaaagataattcgtaaaaatccaaataacttcacagatcttcaatgtaaagggtttaaacacagtttcccatgcttgttcaatgaaccataatcaattaatgaacatgcacctgtggaacgttcgttaagacactaacagcttacagacggtaggcaattatggtcacagttatgaaaacgtaggacactaaagaggcctttctactgactctgaaaaacacaaaaagaaagatgcccagggtccctgctcatctgcgtgaacgtgttttaggtatgctgcaaggaggcatgaggactgcagatgtggacagggcaataaattgcaatgtccgtactgtgagatgcccaAGACAGTGTatgtaggtggcagggaagtcaggcgcaggagaatcaaaTTCAGTATAAATGGAGTATTTTTATAACTTTAAACACAAACTCCAAAACCAAAGTCCATAACAAAATAAATGTGGGAACCTGTCGCACACCAATCCATATAACATGAACATAacaacaaacaatctctgacaaggacatgaggggaaacagaagattaaatacacaacatataatgaatgggattggaaccaggtgtgtaagaagACCAGACAAAACCAATAGAAAATGAAACatagatcaatgatggctagaagaccggtgacgtcgacttccgagcaccgcccgaacaaggagaggcatcgacttcgggAGAAGTCGTGACATTTAACTATtttcacattgttacaacactgtatatagacataatatgacatttgaaatgtctttattattttggaacttgtgtgtaatatttactgttcatttctttgtttatttcacttttatttatccagttcacttgctttggtaatgtatgtttcccgtgccaataaagccccttgaattgagagagagagagagagagagagagagagagagagagagagagagagagagagagagagagagagagagagagagagagagagagatggacagagacagagaagggggggagagagagaaaggttaaaGAGTTGTATTTGATTGTGCCACTTTATAAGCTGAGTGAGTAGTACACTTATCCCTCACTCTAGGGCACTGTCTCAGTGAgtcaccagtgtgtgtttatatgtgtgcatggcgtgcgtgtgtgtgtgtgcagatttaGGGGACATCTGCTTGCAACGGCTTGTGTTACTGACAGGCAGAGTAGCTCAGACAGGGCTTAGCTCTTAAACACCTGCGCAGGAGCACTACTGAAATACTACTACAGCTGTAGTACTGAGCCAACGTATAGAGATATACCGGAGACGTATCAGAGACGTATCGGAGACGTACCGGAGACGTACCGGAGACGTACTGGAGATATTCCAAGTCTGACTAATCCTCTATACCAGGGGTTCCCAAACGTTTTCACTCAGGCCCCATTTCCAGCATTGGGTAACATCCCACGCCCCCCTGTGCACGCACCACGTCTATTTCTATGATAGTCTCTTGGTGCACTCCaatacagccctgttgatgtgaatgggggcgtgttcggccgtccttttcctgtagcccacaacaatctcctttgtcttgctcatgttaagggaaaggttgttgtcatggcaccacactgccaggtctctgatctccttcctataggctgtctcatcgttgttggtgatcaggcctaccaccgttgtatcgtcagcaaacttaaggatggtgttggagttgtgcttggccacacagtcgtaggtgaacagggagtataggtggggactgagcacgtacccctgaggggcccctgtgttgaggatcaaagTGGTAGATgttttgttgcctaccctcaccacctggggcggcccttcaggaagtccaggatccagttgcaaagggaggtgtttagtcccaggatccttagcttagtgatgagctttgtgggctctatggtgttgaacgctgagctgtagtcaatgaacagcattcccacataggtgttccttttgtccaggtgggaaagggcagtgtggagtgtgattgagattgcgttacctgtggatctgttgagcggtaggcaaattggaggggtctagggtttctgggatgatggtgttgatgtgaggcctgaccagcctttaaaagcatttcatggctaccgacatgagtTGAGACGTACTGGAGATCTACTGGAGACATTCTGGAGACATTCTGGAGGTCTACTCGTACTGGAGACATACTGGAAATATTCCAAGTCTGACTATTTAATCCTCTAAACAAGGGGTTCCCACACTTTTTCACTCAGGctccccttccagcattgggtaACATcctacgcccccccccccccgtgtttgcaccacatctatttctatgggtacaagcactgttcatgacacaacTGTTCACACTCCTCTTggtggaggtaattttgcaggttTAAAGCGTATGTCCTGCAATTCtgtacattttgccatgtctactgagtattcatgtgatatttgagtgacaaaGAAATTACAATAAAATCTATAGGTTAAAAAacctaaataaaaaaacatgggctagttgatctggacatttatACATAGGACTCTAAGGTGTGCAGTGACTGACATGACGAGAGGAACTGATGAAGTACGACCCAATTTAGAAATTGCACTTTGTGcgttctactattacaactttcaagagtaaatTTAAAGCCGAGttcctttaaaaaataaataataataattacattcacatgttgttgttttttgggggggggtgcgtcaccccTGCCCTCACCACACAGTTTGGGAACCGCTGCTCTATAGAACAAATCTTAGCTTTGCTAATGTTTCCCTGTAAACGTTGATGAAATTGGCAATGATATGTACACAGTCTAGCAGTTTAATGTTGAATGAAATTCCTTTAACCCATTAATATTACATTATTCACTTTATAAAACAGCTCATATAAAATCTCTGTGTTCATTTCAAATTAATTACATTTATTCCCAAAAATGTTCACCCTCCCTTGTAGGTGACAAGAACGTCAAAATATGTAACCAATTACAGAATAATCCCGTAATACATTCCTACTCCCTCGGAAGGCATCGCTAGGTGAGGTGTAACCACACCGTCAAGATGAAAGGGTAACTTCATTATTCAAATGTCAAACTGGGAGACATAGTTGTTATACAGTCCTCCTATCTGCTATCACCTTGCTCTAATCAAACTGTGAACCCTTAGAGCTGTGCGTGCCAATGTCAatgccatggtgtgtgtgtgtgtgtgtgtgtgtgtgtgtgtgtgtgtgtgtgtgtgtgtgtgtgtgtgtgtgtgtgtgtgtgtgtgtgtgtgtgtgtgtgtgtgtgtgtgtgtgtgtgtgtgtgtgtgtgtgtgtgtgtgtgtgtgtgtgtgtgtgtgtgtgtgagtgagaggagagagccaTCTCCGGACCCCAAAGGGATcgcaaaggtgtgtgtgtgtgcgcctgtttgtgtgtgtacatggggtCCTAATGCTAAGGCATCTGTCATGGTACAGCAATGAccaaggcgtgtgtgtgtgtgtgtgtgtgtgtgtgtgtgtgtgtgtgtgtgtgtgtgtgtgtgtgtgtgtgtgtgtgtgtgtgtgtgtgtgtgtgtgtgtgtgtgtgtgtgtgtgtgtgtgtgtgtgtgtgtgtgtgtgtgtgtgtgtgagagagagtgagaggagagagcctCTCCGTAACCCTCTGAGCACCATCTGGGAGATGGGTCCCAAATAGCCCGGCTGAGATTATAGACGTATGTTTAAATCAGTGGAAGACGAATGGTTAAATCCAAAAGTGACATCAGGCCTTAGATGGTTGTGTCGAATTAGCCCGGTCCCAGACATTGACCATATGAGTTGACAAgataacacaaacagatctgggaccaggctaatgttGAATGGATTGGGGATATGCAGAGATCAGTGTAATAGTGCTTCCCTTTACGACAGAGTCGTGATGGCTTTTGCCTGGAGTGTGTGGTAGTATTGTCATTTTGTTCGGCCGTACTTGCTGCTGTGTTGTGTGCATATGCATAGACTCATTTAGTCACGTTACGTAGAAATGAAGTGTCCAGATAGAACGGGTAATAAATATTCTTTCTTATCTAGATGAACAGGTTCATAAAGAATGTTTTAAATGAGTTCTGCTTCTTGTGGAGGCACTTGACTACTACTTAATAACTACATAATACAATGATCCCATTGTGTCATACAGAGCCTCCCGTGTGATATAGTGAggctcccctctctcgctctttatttatctctctcgctctcctctttctctctcgctctttatttatctctctttctctctcgctctttatttatctctctcgctctcctctttctctctcgctctttatttatctctctcgctctcctctttctctctctcgctctttatttatctctctcgctctcctctttctctctcgctctttattgatctctctcgctctcctctctctctctctcgctctttctctttctctctcctctttctctctcgctctcctctttctctcgctctcctctttctctctcgctctctcttttctctctctctctctctc comes from Oncorhynchus gorbuscha isolate QuinsamMale2020 ecotype Even-year linkage group LG24, OgorEven_v1.0, whole genome shotgun sequence and encodes:
- the LOC124013287 gene encoding chymotrypsin-like elastase family member 2A translates to MAAHCFMAPLGNPTYCRMCLGKHHMNTSRDLPSHEACYKVDGIIRHKGFVYEQDKTDITNDIALVHFSSEVNMTREISPVCLPALGALMPAGKPCYVTGWGDEKGSLFPVVSKKLNQAALPIVPFATCSKPAYWWDTLRPSMICAGYESPDELKSACQGDSGGPFACQPSASDPWEVHGIVSFGAFGCIKDKKPSVFTRVSSFNDWIGDNMKRFIYEKSLN